Proteins from one Haliaeetus albicilla chromosome 28, bHalAlb1.1, whole genome shotgun sequence genomic window:
- the LOC138682513 gene encoding histone H1.10, whose product MSETAPAAAPAVAAPAAKAAAKKPKKAAGGSRARKPAGPSVTELITKAVSASKERKGLSLAALKKALAAGGYDVEKNNSRIKLGLKSLVSKGTLVQTKGTGASGSFRLSKKPGEVKEKAPKKRAAAAKPKKPAAKKPAGAAKKPKKAAAVKKSPKKAKKPAAAAAKKAAKSPKKATKAAKPKKAAAAAKSPAKAKAVKPKAAKPKAAKPKAAKAKKAAPKK is encoded by the coding sequence ATGTCGGAGaccgctcccgccgccgcgcccgccgtCGCGGCCCCCGCCGCCAAGGCCGCCGCCAAGAAGCCCAAGAAGGCGGCGGGCGGCTCCCGAGCCCGCAAGCCGGCGGGCCCCAGCGTCACCGAGCTGATCACCAAGGCCGTGTCTGCCTCCAAGGAGCGCAAGGGGCTCTCGCTCGCCGCGCTCAAGAAGGCGCTGGCCGCCGGCGGCTACGACGTGGAGAAGAACAACAGCCGCATCAAGCTGGGGCTCAAGAGCCTGGTCAGCAAGGGCACCCTGGTGCAGACCAAGGGCACCGGCGCCTCCGGCTCCTTCCGTCTCAGCAAAAAGCCCGGCGAGGTGAAGGAAAAAGCCCCCAAGAAGCGGGCAGCCGCCGCCAAGCCCAAGAAGCCGGCGGCCAAGAAGCCCGCCGGCGCCGCCAAGAAGCCCAAGAAGGCGGCGGCCGTGAAGAAGAGTCCCAAGAAAGCCAAGAAGCCGGCGGCTGCCGCGGCCAAGAAAGCGGCCAAGAGCCCCAAGAAGGCGACCAAGGCTGCCAAGCCCAAAAAAGCGGCGGCAGCGGCGAAGAGCCCGGCCAAGGCGAAGGCGGTGAAGCCCAAAGCAGCCAAGCCCAAGGCGGCCAAGCCCAAAGCGGCCAAGGCGAAGAAGGCGGCGCCCAAGAAGTGA
- the LOC138682515 gene encoding histone H2B 1/2/3/4/6 — MPEPAKSAPAPKKGSKKAVTKTQKKGDKKRKKSRKESYSIYVYKVLKQVHPDTGISSKAMGIMNSFVNDIFERIAGEASRLAHYNKRSTITSREIQTAVRLLLPGELAKHAVSEGTKAVTKYTSSK; from the coding sequence ATGCCCGAGCCGGCCAAGTCCGCCCCCGCGCCCAAGAAGGGCTCCAAGAAAGCCGTCACCAAGACGCAGAAGAAGGGCGACAAGAAGCGCAAGAAGAGCCGCAAGGAGAGCTACTCGATCTACGTGTACAAGgtgctgaagcaggtgcacccCGACACGGGCATCTCGTCCAAGGCCATGGGCATCATGAACTCCTTCGTCAACGACATCTTCGAGCGCATCGCCGGCGAGGCCTCGCGCCTGGCGCACTACAACAAGCGCTCCACCATCACCTCGCGGGAGATCCAGACGGCCGTGCGGCTCCTGCTGCCCGGCGAGCTGGCCAAGCACGCCGTCTCCGAGGGCACCAAGGCCGTCACCAAGTACACCAGCTCCAAGTAG
- the LOC138682514 gene encoding histone H2A.J — protein MSGRGKQGGKVRAKAKSRSSRAGLQFPVGRVHRLLRKGNYAERVGAGAPVYMAAVLEYLTAEILELAGNAARDNKKTRIIPRHLQLAIRNDEELNKLLGKVTIAQGGVLPNIQAVLLPKKTESHKAKSK, from the coding sequence ATGTCCGGCCGCGGGAAGCAGGGAGGCAAAGTCCGGGCTAAGGCCAAGTCGCGCTCGTCGCGGGCCGGGCTGCAGTTCCCCGTCGGCCGAGTGCACCGGCTCCTCCGGAAAGGCAACTACGCGGAACGGGTGGGGGCTGGAGCGCCCGTCTACATGGCGGCCGTGCTGGAGTACCTGACGGCCGAGATCCTGGAGCTGGCGGGCAACGCGGCCCGCGACAACAAGAAGACGCGCATCATCCCCCGGCACCTGCAGCTGGCCATCCGCAACGACGAGGAGCTCAACAAGCTGCTGGGCAAGGTGACCATCGCGCAGGGCGGGGTGCTGCCCAACATCCAGGCCGTGCTGCTGCCCAAGAAGACTGAGAGCCATAAGGCTAAAAGCAAATAA